The sequence aatctttaatttttctatataatcattacaatttttctaaactttccaacgaaattaaaaaaaaaaaaaaattaacttttttaaatttcaaaataaaaataatattctaatatattttaattttataatatttttttttaattttttctctcttattttctaaaacctcataaaatacctcaattcaaataattttattactattcacaaatcatctcatctcatgatctAAACAAGGTGTACCAATACTGTTTTTACCCCCTTGACATTTCTGATCCTGCATGAGCTGTTTTTCCTTGCATGTTATCTTGCAGTGACTATGGTGGGGACATAAAAGGgtctaaaatattatactttgGATCAAGATTCATTAAAGTTATTGCTtgaattttattgtttggaGACTCCAAAAAGAGATGGCCGTATAAAGTGAATCAAACATTAGTTGAGTATTTAATTTTGTCTTACAAATATTTTGTggcctattttttttgttttttttgtttttattatcgCTGGCTCTAGGACCTAAAAATTAGGATAATTAGAGCGCGCTAGCTCTACGATATCCTGATATTAGAAAGAATTATAAACAAACAGATTTGCTTAATTTTCTTGCGTGTTTGGTAGAGTACTAGCTATATCTTTGATTTATTAGCACGAATGAAGTTATTTGAGGAGAGAGATTATAATTAAGTACTACAGCTACTTGTAtgtaaaattaacaaagaacaCAATGCAGTAGCACCTCAAGTgccattttcagattttttgaaAAGGACAATCCTTTCTTGACACTAAGATTTTATTTGAATAgcgagatgagattagatagttttagatgaaaggtaaaagttgaataaaatattattagaatattattttttaatattattattattttaaaatttgaaaaagttgaattgtttattataatattttgtgtcagaatttgaaaaaattataatgataagatgagatgaaaccatttctGTATTCAAACGGGCCTAAATAAGCGTATCACCTCAGGTTCTCTCCCACAAAAAATTAGACattcatgttttgttttcatcatcttcttttttttttttttttaagttatttctttttctaaacaaataaattatatgcatTGTATTTCATGACTATTGTCAAcaaagatatgaaaaaaaagggtGCATGAGTACCATGGACACTCCGATATATAAAGGAGTTGGGTTTAGATATCCTAGAGTTTGTGTCCAAAGTTTAGGTCTTTAAGTAATtagagataaatattttatggcCGTCgagtaattttttcaaataacaataTTGCATGGCCAATAAtgatttttaaacttattttatgtattaattatcTCTATCCAACTTTAATTTTAGAGTTTAGTAGATCAGTACTAGATCAACGATTCAACGTAATCTCTAGAAGATTCAAATCCAGAAATATAGTAAATGAGTTACGCAAATAACACATTATTATAAGATCAGGAACTCATTAACGTCGTCGTTCCTGATCCATAAATGAAAGCAAGCTTAAAGTTTAAACTCGTTTGAGTTTGCATTGATGACTTTTTAATGCTGTTTCATGTTATCATCAACTGACGTTGGCacaaattaaatagaaaaatgcaGATGGAAAATTCTCAACAGTGAAAGAGAGGTACGTAGCTAAGCTATCTAGGTAGATATAgggactttaataataataataataataataataatcttcttAGGGTAAATTATCAATGAGCAatttaagcatataatatagtttGTAATTTGTCATAATTTATTTGACTTATAAACATCGCCACAAGATAATTAGAGTGTTCGTGTAGCAATTCGCAGAATTAGAAGTTTTTTATGACGATGAATGATTATATTTGAAAGTCTTTACACTATACACTTGATgataattatatcatataaataatatgtggTATAAAGACCTTCAAATATCTAACACCATTCGACGATGattctatatttgtttttgaaaattgTAGGGAATTTGTATTCATACAATAGACTGGAGTGAAGAATAGAAGCAACAATTAATGCTGAATGTTAAACGTACACatactttaatttattattagagTTAAAACTAATGAATTTCAGTACATCATGTAACGTTCGGGTAAGGGTAACGAATTAATGATCGATCTTGAATGAATTTTGGCATACAAAAAGGGtatttaatgaatattaatacatgcatgtaaccTTTCCTAAAGGTAAATACTAtatttaattaagagaaatgttttagctacAAAATATCTCACagaagtaaattcataaactgacatgatttgatataGTGTGTTCGATTGGAAAACTAGATCTAATAtaaatgtatcatatgaaacgTATCAGTTTCtgaatttactttaaaaaacaCTAGATTTATTaccattttttcttaatttcttcctTCATCTATATGCTTGATATCTACctttatggtttatttttatgcaatggGATGGCTGGATCGAGGAGAGATTTGAGTACCCTTGAATCTAACCAATTAAGCTTGGTTTAGATTGAAAGGgactcaacccatctcatcttcattattataatttttataaattttcacacaaaatataataagtaagtcaacttttttaaatttttaaataataataatatcaaaaaataatattctaataatatttattcaacttttaactttcatatcaactcatttcatttaagctgtgtttggatgttgaactgaattgagttgagatgataaaatattattttttaatattattattattttgaaatttaaaaaagttaaatttttattatattttatgttgagatttgaaaaaattgtaatgatgagttgagatgattttaagttccaaacgaagccttaaacTCACTATTCAAGGTTATTGAAATAGGTGATGACACCAATATTCTTCTCCCAAttctcttattttgttttatctctTCCGTACCCTACCTTGTTGATTTTTAcacattatttaatttttcatttttaaaatttgtctaGAAAGTTTTTTGACattgaaaaattacaattttgaaGGAGAACTTtagagaataataatatatgcatttgcttaattaatttccttaattccacaacaattaaaacataaaaaggaGATAGCTAGTTTCCACTTTttatattatcaaattttctCTAAAAGCTTTACACTtagattttgatattatttatttatttatcaatgtcCTTGCTATATAATGTGCATATATTAACTTGAAATATGTACTTCTGAAGTTTATGAAACCTCAACTCCTTTTTAAGCATgactctctgatctctctctctctcttcttattctttctgtatttgttttcttttatttttgtcacttcATGATACTAATGATCTTAAATAAACTTTATTCTttactctaaattttttttaaagagaaattctatttgcagtctccaTTCGAAGATTGCATATGAAAACccttcattaaataaaaaaaagtaccattttaagaaagatattattgtaatttttaaaaaaatttaaaaataaaattaactaggcTTACATAAGTaatctccaaataaaatttatacgtAACATTgatcttttttaaattccattttAATAACCCAATTCAATCCCCAAAAAACCGACTCCCGGGCTGGATTACTATGATCCCAAATATATAAGTTCCAAAAAATGtgacacacatacatacatacatatatatatacatacatacatacatatatatatacatacatacatatatatatatatatatccagtaCAACATCATTGAGCTTTTAATCAATGGAGGGATGGGGCCCCGATTTGTACACTTTTGTCTTCTGCTATTCAGATAGTAGCTGGCTTGGCACCTTTACAAGCACCCCTTTTACATGGTCATGTGCAACGTACAGCAactttatatatgagatattccCTGTCACTCTGATCAATTATTGTCCTTTCAAACTGATCAGTTTAATTGATctcaaaaaaatgcatgaaactcttcctttctttcagCACATTATGGCATTCTCTGGTCTATTCTCTTCACCCTTCATCCACCCACAACTTCAGCATTTCGTTGCCAAAATGACCCTCCTAGACTCTTTTTTGTTCTATGTCAGTACAAATATCTCAACCTATACATCTTTGATCAGTCacttatatatgtgtgtgtgtgtgtaatgtgagatatatactcttttttattaggaCTTTGACTGATCATGGTTTTCTAAATTAGGTTGTGCATTTCGTGGACAACCTGGGGATATGGCATAGACTTCCGGTACTTCTTGGAGTTGCTTATTTAGGGATCAGAAGACACCTGCACCAACGTTATAATCTGTTGCATGTCGGAGGAACCAATGGCCGGACATATGACGCCGACGAATTCGCCTATCGGACGGCAGACGGAACATGCAATCACCCTAGTGATGACACAGTGGGTAGCCAAGGAACCTTTTTTGGTCGGAACATGCCTCCATCAACTTCACGATATGGGGTAAGTGTCTTGCATGaaagtaattatatattggTAGTAATTCTACAAGACAGGAACCTATAACTTCTGGTTTTGCCAAGCAAACAAAGATTAATTACTTTGTTCTTTCACTTCGGGAATAAGTCATGATTCAAGTACTTTCCCtatccaaatattttctctgtCTAAAGCCCAGAAACCCCAGAATTCTTTCCAAACTGATCTTAACATACTCCATCAATAAAAAACTGTGTTGTATATCTATCTTCCTTATAAATTCACGAGGGTTCAAGTCATGGGAGGAGTTGTTAaatttttattccaattaaaaactttttttggTTCTTCCGACTAATTGAATTTGGCATCTTAATCTGATCTACCATCTTCTGTTAATCCTGCCAATATTCCATTGTGAAGTACTgctcattaattaattgatggCATCTTCTAAAGGGAAACCCTATCAACACGCCCactaaagatatatatatatatatatataataaaattatatcgaTTTTATCGACCTTAACAACTAATTAGTTTAAGACTTCGTTTGgatactaaactcatctcaacttatcattacaattttttcaaatttcaatacaaaatataataaataattcaacttttttaaattataaaataataataatattaaaaaataatattctaacaatattttattatctcaactcaattcaactcaactcagttcaatattcaaatacaacTTAAaccaatattgatatatattgccaaaaaaataataacagaaTATGGATATTATTTgctgataaatattataatttggatgacaaaattttggaaaaaattatacTGGAACGTCAAAATTTACTTAATTTCcctatttatttttccaaaacaaacaacagttttatttattaattatcccgtttggatttagagatgagttgagatggttttcgatgagttaaataaaatattgttagaatattattattgttttgagacttgaaaaagttgaattgtttattatattttgtgtgagaatttaaaaaaattgtaataatgagttgagatgagtttccaaTACAAACCGGGGCTAAGTACACATATATAGTATTCTTCTTCACTTGAAATTATACGTACTGTACGTAAGGTAACCAATACTTCCTATCTATTTCTCTACAGCTGCTAGAGCCTCATCCAACAGTCGTAGCCACAAAGCTTTTGGCGAGGAAAGAATTCATTGACAATGGAGATCAATTTAACATGATAGCCTGCTCATGGATTCAGTTCATGATTCATGACTGGATTGATCATTTGGAGGACACTGAACAGGTTAGTTTTGACTCCAAATTATCTCATTCTATGCTTGCTTTCTAGCAAGTAAATTGCAacatatatagatttttttttttacggtcTTCCTCCGCCAGAAGTGAGGGCTTTTTTTCGATAATCATATTGCAAcataaggatatatatatatatatatatatatatatatatatatatgtatattgataTCTAACCATATCAATATAAGACATACTATTCTTCGTCTTCTtaactatcattttttcatCGACTCTTAATTTGGTATTAATTGATTGAACagttatttattactttttacttatcTGTTATATTCATCAATTAAGCAagataaattattgtttcataATTCTTTTAAACAGGTGGAAATCAGTGCTCTTGATCAAGAGATTTCAAGCGAGTGCCccttgaattcattcaagtttTTTAAGACCAAAAAAGTTCCCACAGGCTCGCCTCATCCAAAGATTGGCTCTTTGAATACAAGGACTCCATGGTGGTAAGTAATTTGGAGGTATTGCCTGTTAGTCTTATCAGTGATGAATACACCATTAAGAGTGCTTGCTCAAATTTACAACTTACTTCAACAAGTTTGAACGAGTTCGCGTTCGATCCTTGCTCTGCCTGCATGcatagaaaatggaagaaaatgagaacAGTTTTTTTGAAAACTGGGAATTCCACGTGAAAGAATGTAAGATCCAATGTTTACTTTTCTTTCCTCCCTTtcctcagcaaccaaacaaagcaTTTGGGTGGAATTATCCATATGCAATTGACTAAAAATATTTGCCTTTAAATATTTATCAAAGAAGAAACTTAGTTTTTAGTTAATTACAGATAGAATTGCAAATGAAGCTTGTCTTTGTAAACAATGTCATATCATGTGTTCCAATTTGCTCAACATGTTAATAAGCAgaataaaaaacacataaaagagaagagggaggatTTCACGCGCGTTAAGATTTTCGGGAAACATGATGCAAAAACTAAAATTGATGGGAATagataaatttacttatttcgaataattaaatgagaataaaatatggAGTCAGGACTCAAGTTTAGGATCTTTGTTTTGATACCAAGTTAAATTACTTGTCCTAAAAACTTGAACCAATGAAAAAAACTAGaactaattatttcaattacATTTGGAGCTCATCCTCTGTGGCAAGTTTCTAGTTGCTATTACGTAGGGTGTAATCAAGAATGTGCAGTGAGGATATCAACTATAGATAAACTCTGTTTTCTACTTTGAATGTCAATACTTAGAATTACTCTAGTTTATCAGAAAACAAACCATTGCAAAAGAATATATGCATTTTGAGAGAAGTGGAGTTCTTTTTGTTGGGGTGTTTGTGGAtactggttttggagctgaaaattGAGAAACATAGTGTTTTCTTGATGTACGCTCGACAGTACGCTCAAGCGAAGTttgctcgacgtgcgctcgagtGAAACTCAACCCGAGAGTTTGCTCGAGTCCCACACGACAGTGGCTCAAGCGAGAcccaaaccctagtgttcgctcgaccCCCGCTCGACACcccgctcaagccaatgttgATTTGATTGTTCGCTCGAGGCGTGCTCGACAAGCCGCTTGAGTGAGGAACGCAGATTCGGCCAATTAGGGTTTCCAACACCGTTTGctatatatttgtcatatttgacgTTGGACGACTTTTTCAGcctattttgagagagaacaattgtcaagtgagtgcatattgtgtgagagagaacaaagccctagagagtgagagttgagattgagtgattgtaatcttctctagttaataagatttctacagctctgtggacgtaggcaatttgccgaaccacgtatattgtgcgtTGTGTGTTTGATTgtgattgcttttactttatttgtcattatTGGTatgtgtgttttgcacaacatttcacaacacTTTTGACATGATTAGGGATGGGAGTGTGATATATGGGAATAACAATGAGGGCATGAAAAGGGTGAGAACATTCAAAGATGGAAAGTTGAAGATCTCAGAAGATGGGCTTCTTCAGCATGATGAGAAAGGTATTCCTATCTCAGGCGACGTACGAAATTGCTGGGCTGGCTTTTCTCTTCTACAAGCCTTATTTGTCAAAGAGCACAATGCTATATGTGATATGCTAAAAGTACGTATGCTAAATTTGTTTCCAATTAACTTCTATGATCCTTTTCCCCCATGGTGAAAGTGGATACTTATGTACTTGAACAGTTTCGACATCTAATTTTTACAAAGAGAAATGACGTTCTTCATCTttgattttatcattctcaatcatACCAACTGATACGGCACATTTAAAGAGCTTTTTAAAACATTGCTCTTTCAGTACTTGGTTTTACACCAACATTTTTCAGAAAACTTGCAATGTTGCTACTCTTAAGATCAAAATGCCTTATTTctgttgcataatttttttttttcatatggaatCACCAATCTGGTAATGTACGCACTTTCTAacatggaaatatatatatatatatatatatatatatatatatatatatattgtttaacTAGTGATTTAGTTGATTGCTCTTTGCTTTTAGGTACATTATCCTGATCTGGTTGATGAGCAGCTGTATAGGCATGCCAGATTGGTGACCTCAGCTGTCATTGCTAAAATTCACACCATCGATTGGACTGTTGAACTCTTGAAAACAGATACTCTTCTGGCAGGGATGAGGATCAACTGGTaagatattaaattaaaaatatatggcttttatttgatttaagtAATGGTAATCACAGAGGTTTCTGCAAgttgtgagaaaaaaaaagaaatccaacaAATTTGAGAGTAATGTTTGGTGCAACTTTGGTGGCAATCGTTCCCAGTTTAGATTTGGTGGAAATCAAAACATGAAGCATGTTTCCTTGCAGGTATGGACTTTTGGGGAAGAAGTTTAAGGATTTATTTGGACATATTCTGGGACCAATACTGAGTGGATTAGTTGGTCTTAAGAAGCCGAGAGATCATGGTGTTCCCTATTCATTGACTGAAGAGTTTGTTAGTGTCTACAGAATGCATTCACTTCTACCCGAAAAATTTGTCCTTAGGGACATTACATCTTCAACTTCAGAGGACAAATGCCCTCCTGTACTAGAAGAGTACttcctcttttctcttctcaCATTGCAGTTTCTTTTATACCTTTAATGGTTTTCTTGCATTTTGTTGTAGAGAAAAAGttggacaaaaaaaagaagctttcaACCAATCAGTAGAATTATTATTCTGCAAAGACTGAAGATTTGAACCCAACTCAAACATACACTCAAACAACTAgatcatagagagagagagagagagagagagagagagaaggaaagaaagacaAATCAACAACACACCAACTAAATTGAAGATTCAAAACCCAAATCAAGAATACACCTAAAAATTGAAACTTCAAAAGCCAAATTGAAACCAAAGCATCCCATATATTGAAATCCAAATCAACCCAAAGCCCAGACAAAGAAAGAACGGAACAGACTTGTGCATGGCGGTTTCATGCCACATTTAAAACCAGAAGCCACATAGAGAGATACTGTCAtttggaggaggagaaggaggagaagaagagcaGCACAAGGAAGGAGGAACTCAGACTCGGAGAAACTCATTGCTGATTCAGGATTTTCAAATGTTTAAAAGctttttgatatataaatataagaatatattataGTAAATACAGGTGGGGGTATTAAAACTATTTGGGTGGATATAATCTACTCCCCTGCCCTCTTAAGGTAAATTGTTTAGGGCTTGTGCTATTGGTATTTTGTGTTAATATTGTCATTTAGGTTTTCTTAATGACTAATGCTATCTTCTACACTTATATCCTATCATATTAAGGTGCCATTGTCAGTTGatcctttaatttttctttaaaatataggAATTGATCTAATAGTTATAAGTAGTAGTGTCACATCAGCATAGTGAGATAGAAATGCTATAAGGATATGATATATAGCAAGTCTTTTTCCTAATCatttaaatggaaaaagaagtagaaataattttctgtttcgttttttaaaatgaaaacataagGGAGAAAAGGGAAAGCAGTTCTGTAACACAAAATGAATGTTGCCAGGCTAGAAACAGTACATGATTAACTTGACTTGGTGTAATACTCCAGGGTGCCTATGAGGAAATTGGTGGGTAGTGAAGGAGAGAGAAGCCTATCAAGAATTGGAATGGAACAAATGTTGGTATCAATGGGTCATCAGGCTTGTGGGGCAGTCACATTATGGAACTATCCATCATGGATGAGAAACCTAGTAGCCCATGATATTAATGGTGAAGATAGACTAGATCCAGTTGATATGGCCACCATGGAAAGTAATCCATCTCATTCTTCATTTTCTATACATagtttccattttctttaatatcTCAACAAACATAGCTAGATCTAACTTGATAAATATTGCATGATTGATTAGTCtatagagatagagagagaggagttgCTAGGTACAATGAGTTCAGGAGGAACTTACTACTGATTCCTATTAGCAAGTGGGAAGATTTGACAGACGATGATGATGTTGTTGATGCACTCCGTGAGTTGTATGGAGATGATATGGAGAAGCTTGATCTGCTGGTTGGCTTGCATGCAGAGAAGAAGATCAGAGGATTTGCCATAAGTGAGACTGCTTTCTTCATCTTCCTACTAATTGCTTCAAGGTATACTCGATCGAAAAACGTTGTTTACCATTCTTTTAACCATCGTTCTTTAGTCATTTCCTGACGTAGCATCAAATGATTGACATAAAGTAAAAGATAAcaaatagtttttaataattattcgTCGTATCTGGAGTTGATGAGTAGCATTTCTCATACTCCATTTCTTACTCGAACAAAATTAGACTTCGGATTTGTTGTTAGACACTTCATGCTTTTCTTGTGTACAATAATGTTGGTTAGGAGGCTAGAAGCTGATCGCTTTTTCACAACCAATTTCAACTGCAAGACTTACACAGAGAAAGGTCTAGATTGGGTTAACAAGACTGAGACTTTGAAGGATGTGATCGATCGGCACTTCCCTGAAATGACGAGAAAATTTATGAGGTGTTCCAGTGCTTTCTCAGTGTGGGATTCAATGCCAACTCCGGCTAACTATATACCATTGTACTTACGATCGGCTTCATAATGATGTTCTATTTAGCATTTCCAATGTGCAGTGCtaatcttgtttttttttttttttttttttttttattgacaccgggtgtccaggaacaagATTCCGATTAATCTCGATGGTGGTAATCTTGTTACACTTCTCTTgtattagaaaaggaaaaaaagaaatatagtaGAGAAGAATAGACCATCAAGATTATAGGTCAAACATGAAAATACACGTATTAAATCGTTAAATTAAGAGATTGATTGACATTATAAACTTTTAACCTCATTGAAGTTATCCCCATCACA comes from Juglans microcarpa x Juglans regia isolate MS1-56 chromosome 8S, Jm3101_v1.0, whole genome shotgun sequence and encodes:
- the LOC121244472 gene encoding alpha-dioxygenase 2-like isoform X2, which encodes MHETLPFFQHIMAFSGLFSSPFIHPQLQHFVAKMTLLDSFLFYVVHFVDNLGIWHRLPVLLGVAYLGIRRHLHQRYNLLHVGGTNGRTYDADEFAYRTADGTCNHPSDDTVGSQGTFFGRNMPPSTSRYGLLEPHPTVVATKLLARKEFIDNGDQFNMIACSWIQFMIHDWIDHLEDTEQVEISALDQEISSECPLNSFKFFKTKKVPTGSPHPKIGSLNTRTPWWDGSVIYGNNNEGMKRVRTFKDGKLKISEDGLLQHDEKGIPISGDVRNCWAGFSLLQALFVKEHNAICDMLKVHYPDLVDEQLYRHARLVTSAVIAKIHTIDWTVELLKTDTLLAGMRINWVPMRKLVGSEGERSLSRIGMEQMLVSMGHQACGAVTLWNYPSWMRNLVAHDINGEDRLDPVDMATMEIYRDRERGVARYNEFRRNLLLIPISKWEDLTDDDDVVDALRELYGDDMEKLDLLVGLHAEKKIRGFAISETAFFIFLLIASRRLEADRFFTTNFNCKTYTEKGLDWVNKTETLKDVIDRHFPEMTRKFMRCSSAFSVWDSMPTPANYIPLYLRSAS
- the LOC121244472 gene encoding alpha-dioxygenase 2-like isoform X1, encoding MHETLPFFQHIMAFSGLFSSPFIHPQLQHFVAKMTLLDSFLFYVVHFVDNLGIWHRLPVLLGVAYLGIRRHLHQRYNLLHVGGTNGRTYDADEFAYRTADGTCNHPSDDTVGSQGTFFGRNMPPSTSRYGLLEPHPTVVATKLLARKEFIDNGDQFNMIACSWIQFMIHDWIDHLEDTEQVEISALDQEISSECPLNSFKFFKTKKVPTGSPHPKIGSLNTRTPWWDGSVIYGNNNEGMKRVRTFKDGKLKISEDGLLQHDEKGIPISGDVRNCWAGFSLLQALFVKEHNAICDMLKVHYPDLVDEQLYRHARLVTSAVIAKIHTIDWTVELLKTDTLLAGMRINWYGLLGKKFKDLFGHILGPILSGLVGLKKPRDHGVPYSLTEEFVSVYRMHSLLPEKFVLRDITSSTSEDKCPPVLEEVPMRKLVGSEGERSLSRIGMEQMLVSMGHQACGAVTLWNYPSWMRNLVAHDINGEDRLDPVDMATMEIYRDRERGVARYNEFRRNLLLIPISKWEDLTDDDDVVDALRELYGDDMEKLDLLVGLHAEKKIRGFAISETAFFIFLLIASRRLEADRFFTTNFNCKTYTEKGLDWVNKTETLKDVIDRHFPEMTRKFMRCSSAFSVWDSMPTPANYIPLYLRSAS